Sequence from the [Clostridium] scindens genome:
ATCCATCCCAGATCTGATGCGACCGCAGAGCATATCTCTCCGCAGAGTTCAAAATACAGAATAACTTCTAATTCCAGCAGATCCAGCTTCTCGTCAAGCGTCCCTGTATACAGGATCCAGGCGGCAAACATGCATATGCCCAGGAACAGTATTGATATCAGCTTCTCTCCCGTCTCCCTGGCAAGTCCCGCGGCAAGGCACTGTCCTTCCCACATCCCGATCGTGTCCGCAAATATGACTGACTGACGCAAAAAATCCTGGACATAATACCGGAACCACGCCAGGATAATCAGCAAATACGCCATGTGCAGGACAATCCTACTCCGGTAGTATTGCATTTCTGTTATACTTGGCATCTCACACGCCAGCAGCGCATAAGAAAGCGTTATAAGGATGAAGCATCCAAACGCCGCCTGCTTTCCCTCCTCTCTCACCTGCATGCATCCGGACATAAATAAAGCGAGTACGCTGCTTGCCACAAATATTTCTACAATTGTGTATACATTCAATCTTCTTCACCGCAGAACTTCAGAAAAGCCTCTTTTGCCTTCCTGTATTTGGGACGGCTGACAGGAACGATTCTCCCATCGCACAATTCGATCCCTTCTGACGAGAAATATTTGATCTTATTCATATTCACAGCATAACTTTTATGAGAACGCAAGAATACCAGCGATACTTTCTTAAGGAAATTGTCCAGTTTCTCATATACCTGCAAAGATTCATTTCGGAAATGTATATTCAATATCCTCTTGTTGCTTTCAACATAGTATATATCATCCACGCGGATACGCAATATCTTGCTTCGGATCGTCAAGGTAACGCAATCCTGTTCTCCTTCTTTTAATTTCCTGATCGCCTTGCCCAAAGCGGCATCCAGCTTATCCTGACTAATAGGCTTGACCAGAAAAGCGGCCGGATTGGCTCCAAAGATATTCTCTGCCTGCTCCAGATACCCCGTAAAGAAAATAACCTGGGTATCCGGATATTGATCCTGTATTCTGCGCGCAAGACTAATGCCGTTCTCCTGTTCAAGCAAAATATCCATCAGGATAATGTCGTATTGCCCATGTTCTGTATATATGTTCTCAAGTTCCTGGGCGGATGCATATAAGTCCACATCCGATATCTCTTCCGTCGTGTCCTCCAGCATTCGCCCTATCTCGTTTAAGATTTCCCGATTATCATCACAAACTGCTACCCTGTACATATTACACCCTCGTTAATAATTCATTCTTTGTCGAAACCGCATAATGTATTATAAACCATGGAGAATGCTCAAATAGCAATATGTAAAAATCTGGTATTTTTTTGCAAAAACTTGAGACGCCACATATCGTTGCGGTTTAGTTACCGCTACACTATATATTGTTATTTAAGGATACTTTTATCCTTCTCGAAATGTTCCATTTAAGGAAAAACTGATGTGTTTCTATTCTATCACAAGATCCCGGATAATCCATCAATAAGCCTGCTTTACCAATATTTACCAGCCAATCCGATAGAAAAGCATACAAAAAAACCGTAACCTCTCATTATTAAGAGATTACGGTACATAATGCGGATGACAGGAATCGAACCTGCACACCGAAGTACTAGATCCTAAGTCTAGCGCGTCTGCCAGTTCCGCCACATCCGCATGTCAACAGATTGTATTTTAATATATTATGCTGGTTTTGTCAATTTCTTTCGTACCTGATTTCTTAAAATTCCGCCTGTACTGTCAATGGGAATGCGGATGATGTAAAACCATCCGCATTCCCCGCCTTTATCCTTCCACAGCCAGATCTAATAATTTTCCACTTTTCTCTCGAAATACGCTTTGGGATATCCGCATGTCGGGCATACTTCCGGCGCTTCCTCTCCTTCGTGGATGTATCCGCACTGGCGGCATTTCCATCCAAGAGGCGCATCCCCCTTGAAGGTAAGTTCCTTCTTAAGAGTATCCAGAATCTTTAAGTAACGCTTTTCGTGGGCTGCTTCCACTTTTGCCACATTTTCAAATTTCACTGCAAGGTCTTCAAAGCCTTCTTCCCTGGCTTCTTTGGCCATGCGGGCGTACATCTGGGTCCACTCTTCGTTTTCCCCGTCTGCGGCTGCCTGAAGGTTATCAGCGGTGCCTCCAAGCCCGTGCCATTCTGCAAACCACATCTTGGCATGCTGTCTTTCCTGTTCTGCCGTTTCCATAAAGATAGCAGCAGTTTGTTCCATGCCTTCCTGTCTTGCAATCTCAGCAAAGAAGGAGTATTTATTTCTTGCCTAGGACTCTCCTGCAAATGCTTCCATTAAGTTCTTCTCTGTCTTTGTTCCTGCGTATCTTCCGGAAGCCTTTGCTGCCTCCTCCAGTTTTTCGAATTTTTCCGGCCCTACCTTGCATACCGGGCAGGCTGCCGGCGGGTTCTCCCCTTCATGAATATAGCCGCATACGGTACATCTGAATTTTGCCATTGTCTTGTTCTCCTTTTCTTCTTTCTCTTGATTTGCTTCATTATTTTCTTTATCCTGCTCCCAGGCAGGTTTTGTAAATTCTTTTAAAACCATTCCTTCCGGTCCTAAGTCTTCTGCCCTGGAATAATAGGACGTATGCAGCATCTCTTCTGCTGCCTGGCTCAATGGCTTTCCGTAGAATTCGCTGTATACTCTCTTAATATCCGGATTCTCATGGCTATAGCGCAGCGTCATCTTGGCATCCTTTGCATAGAGCGACTCTATCCGTGCCTTACGCACTTCATCCGTCATCGGCACCTGCGTCTTTGGCTGTCCGCCTCCTCCGATGCATCCGCCCTTGCAGGTCATAACCTCTATGAAATCATAGGATTTGTCTTCCTTTTTCATCTGCTCTATGAAAGTTCTCGCATTCTCGGTACCATGAATCACTGCCAGACGGATGGGAAGCCCGCCCATCTCTACCGTGGCTTCTCTTACGCCTTCCATTCCTCGCACAGGTTCAAGACGCAGATAATCGGACGGAGGATTCTCTCCCGTCACCAGGTAATAGGCTGTTCTGGCCGCTGCTTCCATGACGCCGCCGGTATTTCCGAATATGACGCCTGCCCCGGACGCCGGACCCATCAGGGAATCGTAAGCCTCATCTTCCAGATCCCCGATGTCGATTCCCTCTTCCTTAAGCCACATAGCAAGTTCCCTCGTGGTGATCACGTGGTCCATATCCCGCATGTCCGCAGATCCGTTTGCTTTAGCGGAAATATTCATCTCCCCGCGGCGGATCTCGAACTTCTTCGCCGTGCAGGGCGTTACTGCCACATTGACGATTTTCTTCGGATCAATGTTGTTTTTCTTTGCAAAATATGTCTTGATAGTCGGTCCCTGCATGCCGATCGGGCTTTTTGCCGATGAAATGTTGGGAAGAAGTTCCGGATAAAAGGTTTCCGCAAACTTCACCCATGCTGGACAGCAGCTGGTAAACTGAGGCAGCGGCTTCTTTTTCTCCGTAATCCGCTCTACAAGTTCCGATGCCTCTTCCATAATCGTCAGATCCGCTGAAAAGTTCGTATCTAGAACATAGTCGGCTCCCAATGCTCTAAGGGCCGCTACCATCTTCCCTTCCACAAAACTTCCCGGAGCCATGCCGAAAGCTTCTCCAAGACCTACGCGTACAGAGGGAGAGGTGCTGAAGATTACGATCTTATCCGGATCTTTGATTGCTTCTTTTACTTCTCCGTATTCATAGACCTCGGTGATGGAATTCACCGGACAGACATTGGCGCATTGGCCGCAATGGATGCAGATTGCCGTATCCTTCGTGCTGACCAGATCATAGAGCCTGCCTACGCCAATTTCCCGCTCGCATACCTGACGGCACTGGCCGCACTTAATGCACAAGTCTTCATGCCTCTGTATGGCCGGATTATCGGCCTCAATGGGTATTCTGATCTCTGTGTACTTATGGTGCATAGATTCTCCTTTCTTATGCAAAATAATAGTAACTGTTACTATAATTACATATTTTTACATTTTTTGCAATAGGAAAACAGCATTTTTTTTAATTTCTTTTAAAATGGCTCAACATCAGGCAATCATGCAAAAAAAACGCACATCCCTTTCAGGATCTGCGTTCCTATATCTCTGCTACTGAGCGTGCGGGGATTCGAACCCCGGACAACTTGATTAAAAGTCAAGTGCTCTACCACCTGAGCTACACGCCCATAATTAACCTGGGCTAGTTGGATTCGAACCAACGAATGCAGGAGTCAAAGTCCTGTGCCTTACCGCTTGGCGATAGCCCAATAAAAAGAAAAAAAGGTGGGTAATGGGACTCGAACCCATGATATCCAGAACCACAATCTGGCGCGCTAACCAACTGCACCATACCCACCATATATATTACTTATCGAACTATTTATGTCCAACTAAGTATCGCTTTATTCAGTTTTCTGTGGTTCTAACGAGCCTGGGGGGATTCGAACCCTCGACCTACGGCTTAGAAGGCCGTTGCTCTATCCAGCTGAGCTACAGACTCACAAGACAAACTCTTTAGAACTTATCTTTCTTAAAGCCGCCGTTGCAACTACTTTTAAGGCTTTAAGAAAGCGGGTGATGGGAATCGAACCCACGTATCTAGCTTGGAAGGCTAGTGTTCTACCATTGAACTACACCCGCATGAATATCGGGGTGACAGGATTTGAACCTGCGACCTCCTGGTCCCAAACCAGGCGCTCTAGCCAAGCTGAGCCACACCCCGATGCTATATTGTCCAGTCACTTTAACCCCTGGTTCTCCGTGACACAAGAGTTATTATATATGAACGCACCCAGCTTGTCAACAACTTTTTTCATTTTTTTCCTTCTTTTTCTAAAGATAGTTTACCGTGAATTCCGCATGCCCGTTCTGATCAATTTCCATCAGCATGTAGCTGGGTCTGCGTCCTTCCTGGCGCGGATAGGACAGGCTCCCGGGATTCAAGGTGATCAAGTCATCCTCCCTGGTAATCGAGGGCTTATGGGTATGGCCATACATGACAATATCCGCCCCTCTTCCCCTGGCCTCCTCCTTAAGGCGTTCTTCGCTCATGGATACATAATAGTAATGTCCATGCGTGATAAACACATGGAAGCCTTCTATAAAGAATTCTTCCTCGCCCGGAAGATCGGAGAAAAAATCATTATTGCCTCTGATTATATGCGCAGGACAGTCTGCCAGCGCCTGGATGTAGTCGTCTTCTCCCTCCACATCTCCAAGATGTATCAGCATGTCTATGGGCTTTACTATCTCCAGCACCTTATCCAGATTCTTATGTGACTTGTGCGTATCGCTCACTATCAATATCTTCATATAGCATCCCCGCAATCTTCTTATTTCTCCAGCTTCATCTTCTCCTCCAGGATTATCCGCATCTTCCTGAGACCTTCGCCCCTATGGCTTAACTCATTCTTCTTCTCCGGCGCAAGCTGCGCGCTGGTACATCCATGCTCAGGAAGGAAGAAAATGGGATCATATCCAAATCCATTCTCTCCCGCAATCTCATGGCCGATGATTCCTTCCATAGTCCCTCTTACTACCTGGGTGCTGCCGTCCGGAAATGCCGCCGCAATCGCGCATACGAATCTTGCCGTGCGCTTCTCATCCGGCACGCCATCCAGGCGGTCAAGCAGCGCCTGGTTCTTTATATCATAGGAAGTATCCTCGCCCATATATCTGGCGGAATAGATACCCGGCTCCTTATTCAGATAGTCGATTTCCAGTCCAGAATCATCTGCCAGGATCACCGCATCCTTGTATTGTGGCATTCCTGCCGCAATCTTTGCTATCTCCGCAGCCTTAATCAGAGCGTTTTCTTCAAATGTGCTTCCGTCTTCCACTACATCCGCCTGTATCCC
This genomic interval carries:
- a CDS encoding LytR/AlgR family response regulator transcription factor — protein: MYRVAVCDDNREILNEIGRMLEDTTEEISDVDLYASAQELENIYTEHGQYDIILMDILLEQENGISLARRIQDQYPDTQVIFFTGYLEQAENIFGANPAAFLVKPISQDKLDAALGKAIRKLKEGEQDCVTLTIRSKILRIRVDDIYYVESNKRILNIHFRNESLQVYEKLDNFLKKVSLVFLRSHKSYAVNMNKIKYFSSEGIELCDGRIVPVSRPKYRKAKEAFLKFCGEED
- a CDS encoding metallophosphoesterase family protein; the protein is MKILIVSDTHKSHKNLDKVLEIVKPIDMLIHLGDVEGEDDYIQALADCPAHIIRGNNDFFSDLPGEEEFFIEGFHVFITHGHYYYVSMSEERLKEEARGRGADIVMYGHTHKPSITREDDLITLNPGSLSYPRQEGRRPSYMLMEIDQNGHAEFTVNYL
- the rdgB gene encoding RdgB/HAM1 family non-canonical purine NTP pyrophosphatase; this encodes MMKKIIFATGNEHKMAEIRMILADLGTEVLSQREAGIQADVVEDGSTFEENALIKAAEIAKIAAGMPQYKDAVILADDSGLEIDYLNKEPGIYSARYMGEDTSYDIKNQALLDRLDGVPDEKRTARFVCAIAAAFPDGSTQVVRGTMEGIIGHEIAGENGFGYDPIFFLPEHGCTSAQLAPEKKNELSHRGEGLRKMRIILEEKMKLEK